Below is a window of Ammoniphilus oxalaticus DNA.
GACCGTCTATATGGTGTACCAACGCCAAAAAGAGATGGAGAACTTTGTATCTAAGCCTTTCTATGAGTTGTTTGCTGACTTCACCCATGAAAACGGCGCATACAGCGGGAAGGCGAAGGTCAAAGAAGAGCAAAAAGAAACGGTGTTAAAGCTGTTGGATGAAAAAGGACTGTCTGATTTAACAGACGATCAGGCGGTCATTAAAGATGTCTCCAAGCAATTGAAACGAACGCCGTCGCCACGGCTCCATTCTTTATCTACGTTGCAAACAAAAGCGAACAGGATATGGAAGTACAGCCCGGCGAAGGTGCTGCAAGTGATGCAATCCCTTTACGAGAAGAAGATCGTCACCTATCCAAGAACGGATTGCAATTACATTACGGAAAATGAGTTTGCGTATCTATCTGAAAACGTTAGGAAGTACCAGGGGCTGATCAGCGTTTCCTTTGAACCAAAAATAAGGAAAAATAAGCGGTATGTCGACAACGCAAAGGTAAAGGAGCACTATGCCATCATCCCGACCCAATCGATTCCGTCTGAAAAGACGTTAGGTGGTCTATCGAATGAAGAGAGAAACATTTATTTTGAAATCTTAAAAACGACGCTTGCCATGTTTCACGACGATTACAAATATGAGGAAACCACTATCGTTACGGATGTCAAAACCATGGAATTTTTCACGAAAGGCAGGGTGGGAATCGAAAAAGGATGGCGATCCCTCTTTTCAAATGAAAAAATGGAGTCCGGTGAAAAAACGTCCCCTCAAAATGCGCTGCCTCAGGTTTTAAAGGGTGACCGAGTGTCTTCAGCACTGGAAGTAAGAGAAGGCCATACAACCCCTCCTAAACCGTTTACCGAGGGCGGGCTTATTCAACTGATGAAAACCGCGGGGAAAATGGTGGATGATGAATCTGAGAGTGAAATTTTGAAGGAAATCGAGGGAATTGGCACCGAAGCGACGCGTTCTTCGATTATTGAGACGATCAAAAAGAATGGGTATATCGAGGTCAAGAAAAATATCGTTTCAGTCACTAAAAAAGGGACTGTTCTTTGCGAAGCCATCGAAGGAAATTTGCTATCTAGTCCTTCTATGACGGCGAAATGGGAAAGTTACCTTAAAAAAATCGGAACGGGTCAGGGATCTCAAGACTTTTTTCTAAAAAATATCGTCAAGTTTATTCAATCCACCATCGATGAAGCCCCTTTAAAAATAAACCAGCAAGATATTCAAACGCTCGTCAACGAACAGAAGGACGTTAACTATATTGGCAACTGTCCGATCTGTAACTCAGGGAAAATGGTCGATCGAAAAACATTTTACGGATGCACGGAATATAAAAAGGGCTGCTCGTTCTCGATATCTAAAATGATTGCGGGTAAAAAACTAACGAATAAAAACATTAAAGATTTGCTAGAAAAAAAGGTAACGGCGAAAATAAAGGGTTTTAAGAGCCGAGCGGGGAAGGTGTTTGAGGCGAGGTTGTTTATTCAAAATCAAAAGGTTGCGTTTCAATTTGAATCAAAATAAAAGTGACCTTGATGAAGAAATCCCTCCTTGTTCGGAGGGATTTGGAGGTTTACTGTGTTTGGAGGATAATGGGTCTATTTTTTTCTAGCAATTGAAACTAGCGGATTGTTCTTCGCGTGATCCCGCGATCAGTGAGCTTTACACTGTGGAAGGGGATAGCGCTGGCGGTTCTGTTCTTCTGTAAGACCCGTCAATCTCTTAATGGTTTTAATGTCTAGTCCTTTTTCTAACATTTTCTTTGCTACAGCCGCAG
It encodes the following:
- the topB gene encoding type IA DNA topoisomerase — its product is MKYIFAEKPSQAKAYADAFTIEKREKTHITLKPCNTFPKGAVITWGIGHLVGLQMPGDYNKEWARWSLDHLPILPDTFRYKPKKETMAQYRAVQGLFKRAEKERATVIVATDIDREGSLIFHSTYQLIGHKAKELKRLWINSLEVDEIRKGFRQLQPIDQDLLKYEEAKTRQIADWIVGMNASQLFTLLLKQKGLNTTLSVGRVQSPTVYMVYQRQKEMENFVSKPFYELFADFTHENGAYSGKAKVKEEQKETVLKLLDEKGLSDLTDDQAVIKDVSKQLKRTPSPRLHSLSTLQTKANRIWKYSPAKVLQVMQSLYEKKIVTYPRTDCNYITENEFAYLSENVRKYQGLISVSFEPKIRKNKRYVDNAKVKEHYAIIPTQSIPSEKTLGGLSNEERNIYFEILKTTLAMFHDDYKYEETTIVTDVKTMEFFTKGRVGIEKGWRSLFSNEKMESGEKTSPQNALPQVLKGDRVSSALEVREGHTTPPKPFTEGGLIQLMKTAGKMVDDESESEILKEIEGIGTEATRSSIIETIKKNGYIEVKKNIVSVTKKGTVLCEAIEGNLLSSPSMTAKWESYLKKIGTGQGSQDFFLKNIVKFIQSTIDEAPLKINQQDIQTLVNEQKDVNYIGNCPICNSGKMVDRKTFYGCTEYKKGCSFSISKMIAGKKLTNKNIKDLLEKKVTAKIKGFKSRAGKVFEARLFIQNQKVAFQFESK